In the genome of Mycoplasma seminis, one region contains:
- a CDS encoding AAA family ATPase, with amino-acid sequence MIKNKLDLSINNEYLHTVKKTKSKHHNSSTFIILNNKQLDIGSSASWCFDYKFYYPKYEIICQDIKTIFSKNKNIFINTADSNEIKHITSTLNFDGSFQQINIDMTKIHNIGKNNNWGDYEFAVANMFAYLNKISLVNSNILLVLSNFFSLSFSNSNDGFLNTTNVEFLKMLLDNPNIHILIYGNDSEFNLFCDNSDLPFYFDRINVQNLKSDPKSEITAFIKSNSQFLSQQAPEINKIMFQKYLEKYSNNIYKDCDNLFDFISSLNPTEFESKLKEYFNIIPYHLAYEEICSKLSKNIKSQSDAVETISKYLFLKLNKYDNNLNSFLFLGDSGVGKTELAKQISKNFYNNNIFIIDSTKIQTYDDFCKFIISDDPRDTNSLYMHLKSFPNSLVLFDEIEKSNFLCSSSFLSDLFKTSSITSTSGNELSIKNSIIIFTSNLFSQELKINKFSKSQIIDLMGSKFNSDFVKNLNEFIYFNSLNQTDMKLILKSKLHNFMKKNNIIILNEEEYVNSLFTVGEDIKTIRFYISIMQLHFDKITKNLETTHQRIQAYFSFETKELEIKNENN; translated from the coding sequence ATGATTAAAAATAAACTAGATCTTAGTATAAATAATGAATATTTACACACTGTTAAAAAAACAAAATCTAAGCATCATAACTCAAGCACATTTATAATTTTGAATAACAAACAATTAGATATCGGGTCATCTGCTTCATGATGTTTTGATTATAAATTTTATTACCCTAAATATGAAATTATTTGTCAAGATATTAAAACAATATTTTCAAAAAATAAAAATATTTTCATTAATACAGCTGATAGTAATGAAATTAAACACATTACATCAACATTAAATTTTGATGGAAGCTTTCAACAAATCAATATTGATATGACAAAAATACATAATATTGGTAAAAATAATAATTGAGGTGATTATGAATTTGCTGTTGCAAATATGTTTGCATATTTAAACAAAATCTCTCTAGTTAATAGCAATATCCTTTTAGTTCTTAGTAATTTCTTTAGTCTTTCATTCAGCAATTCAAATGATGGTTTCTTGAATACAACAAATGTTGAATTCTTAAAAATGTTATTAGATAACCCAAATATTCATATCTTAATTTACGGTAATGACAGTGAATTCAATTTATTTTGTGATAACTCTGATCTACCATTCTACTTCGATAGAATAAATGTTCAAAATTTAAAATCAGATCCCAAAAGTGAAATTACAGCTTTTATTAAATCTAACAGTCAGTTTTTATCACAACAAGCACCTGAAATTAATAAAATAATGTTTCAAAAATATCTAGAAAAATATTCAAATAATATTTATAAAGATTGTGATAATTTATTTGATTTTATTTCATCACTAAATCCAACAGAATTTGAGAGTAAATTAAAAGAGTATTTTAACATTATCCCTTATCATTTAGCATATGAAGAAATTTGTTCAAAATTATCTAAAAATATAAAATCTCAATCAGATGCAGTTGAAACAATTTCTAAATATTTATTTCTTAAGTTAAATAAATATGATAACAACTTAAATTCATTTTTATTCCTAGGAGATAGTGGTGTTGGTAAAACTGAACTCGCAAAGCAAATATCTAAAAACTTTTATAATAACAATATTTTCATAATAGATAGCACCAAAATTCAAACCTATGATGATTTTTGCAAATTTATAATTAGCGATGATCCAAGAGATACTAATTCATTATATATGCATTTAAAAAGTTTTCCTAATAGTCTAGTTTTATTCGATGAAATTGAAAAATCAAATTTCCTCTGCTCAAGTTCATTTCTTAGCGATTTATTTAAAACCAGTAGCATTACATCAACGTCAGGAAATGAATTATCAATCAAAAACTCAATAATAATTTTCACAAGTAACTTATTTAGTCAAGAACTTAAAATTAATAAGTTTAGTAAGTCTCAAATCATTGATTTAATGGGTTCAAAATTCAATTCAGATTTTGTTAAAAACCTAAATGAATTCATTTATTTCAATTCATTAAATCAAACAGATATGAAATTAATTCTAAAAAGTAAATTACATAATTTTATGAAGAAAAATAACATTATTATTCTAAATGAAGAAGAATATGTTAATTCCTTATTTACTGTAGGTGAGGATATTAAAACAATACGTTTTTACATATCCATAATGCAACTTCATTTTGATAAAATAACAAAAAATTTAGAAACAACTCATCAAAGAATTCAAGCATATTTCTCATTTGAGACTAAAGAATTGGAGATTAAAAATGAAAATAATTAA